The proteins below come from a single Chryseobacterium bernardetii genomic window:
- a CDS encoding cold shock domain-containing protein: MADSFSKKENFKKKIQKQKEKALRREERKTNNNKGKDMEDVFMYVDEFGRLTSTPPEQRQEVNLDDIQLGAAPIIEEDPRKTGIVTFLSEKGYGFITEDNTKENIFFHNNNCAEPVKKGNKVSFEKEKSPKGFSAVEIQIVK, from the coding sequence ATGGCAGATTCTTTTTCTAAAAAGGAAAATTTCAAGAAAAAAATTCAAAAGCAAAAAGAAAAAGCGCTAAGACGCGAAGAACGTAAAACGAACAACAACAAAGGTAAGGACATGGAGGATGTCTTCATGTACGTAGATGAATTCGGAAGATTAACATCTACTCCGCCAGAACAAAGACAGGAAGTAAATCTTGATGACATTCAGTTGGGGGCAGCTCCTATTATTGAGGAAGATCCAAGAAAAACAGGGATTGTTACCTTCCTTAGCGAAAAAGGATATGGTTTCATTACTGAAGATAACACCAAAGAAAATATCTTCTTCCACAATAACAACTGTGCAGAACCCGTAAAGAAAGGAAACAAAGTTTCTTTTGAGAAAGAAAAATCTCCGAAAGGATTTTCTGCAGTTGAGATCCAGATTGTTAAATAA
- a CDS encoding efflux RND transporter permease subunit, with the protein MVEMFIRRKVLSLVISILFVLLGIMALLKMPITQFPDIVPPSVTVTAKYTGANAEVSANAVALPLERAINGVPGMTYMSTVTSNDGLTLIQVFFEVGTDPDVAAVNVQNRVTTILDELPEEVIRAGVTTEKEVNSMLMYLNITSTDPSQDEQFIYNFTDINVLQELKRIDGVGRAEIMGQKEYSMRVWLDPQKMAAYNISADEVITSLQKQNISAAPGKVGETSGKTSSQLQYVIKYKGKFFEPKQYEEVPIRSDVDGTILKLKDIAKVEFGAMNYGMVSKTDGRPSASIMMKQRPGSNASEVIESVKAKMEELKVTSFPPGMEYNMAYDVSRFLDASISAVLTTLIEAFILVGIVVFIFLQDWRSTLIPVLAVPVALVGTFAFMNMLDFSVNLLTLFALVLAIGIVVDNAIVVVEAVHVKMEEGMNAMDATISATKEIAGAVVAITIVMSAVFIPVAFLDGPVGVFYRQFSLTLAISIVISGVNALTLTPALCAIILKPHDHNKKKTVIDRAFQSFNTGFERLTNGYVGILSKFATRTTVTFGLLFLFIGLTFVTSKFLPTGFIPMEDQGMVYVSVTTPQGATVERTEKVLDEVTVIAKKINGVENVTTLAGYSIVTEIAGSSYGMAMINLKDWKERSISVDELITELSEKTKGIADAQIEIFAPPTVPGFGNTSGFELRLLDRTGGSIENTDKITKDFVKKLNEAPELQNNFTSFDATFPQYMINVDYDMAAKKGVSVDNAMSTLQTMLGSYYATNFIRFSQMYKVMVQASPEHRDTPESILNLYLKNDKGEIVPFSTFITIEKVYGPEVLTRYNMYMSAMINGEPAEGYSSGDAIAAVERVAKESLPRGFDIEWSGMTREEILSGNQTVYIFLICLLFVYLLLAAQYESFLLPMPVLLSLPTGIFGSYIALVMAGLDNNIYAQVALVMLIGLLAKNAILIVEFAVARNKQGYDIIPAAIEGARQRLRPILMTSFAFVAGLIPLCIASGAGAIGNRSIGTAAAGGMLIGTVFGLVIIPGLYIFFAKLENKKKDEKIKS; encoded by the coding sequence ATGGTAGAGATGTTTATAAGACGAAAGGTTCTTTCGTTGGTTATTTCTATATTATTTGTATTGCTGGGAATTATGGCGTTATTAAAGATGCCGATTACCCAGTTCCCGGATATTGTACCGCCTTCAGTAACGGTAACCGCAAAATATACCGGTGCCAATGCCGAAGTATCTGCCAATGCAGTTGCATTGCCATTGGAACGTGCCATCAACGGAGTACCGGGAATGACATATATGTCAACAGTGACTTCCAATGACGGGCTTACCCTTATCCAGGTTTTCTTTGAAGTGGGAACAGATCCTGATGTAGCGGCAGTAAACGTGCAGAACAGGGTAACAACCATTCTTGATGAACTTCCTGAAGAAGTGATCCGTGCCGGGGTAACTACTGAAAAGGAGGTGAACAGCATGCTGATGTACCTCAACATTACGAGTACAGACCCAAGTCAGGATGAACAGTTCATCTATAACTTTACGGATATTAACGTTCTTCAGGAACTGAAACGTATTGATGGAGTAGGACGTGCCGAAATCATGGGACAGAAAGAATACTCCATGAGGGTATGGCTTGATCCGCAGAAGATGGCAGCCTATAATATTTCGGCAGATGAGGTTATTACTTCGCTGCAGAAACAGAATATTTCGGCAGCACCGGGAAAAGTAGGGGAAACCTCAGGAAAAACTTCCAGCCAGCTTCAGTATGTTATCAAATATAAAGGGAAATTCTTTGAACCTAAACAATACGAAGAAGTTCCGATCAGATCAGATGTAGACGGAACAATCCTGAAACTTAAAGATATTGCCAAGGTGGAATTCGGGGCAATGAATTATGGAATGGTTTCCAAAACAGACGGAAGACCCTCTGCCTCCATCATGATGAAGCAGCGTCCGGGTTCCAACGCTTCTGAAGTAATTGAAAGTGTGAAGGCAAAAATGGAAGAATTGAAAGTCACGTCCTTCCCTCCGGGAATGGAATATAACATGGCCTATGATGTTTCCAGATTCCTTGATGCTTCTATCAGTGCGGTATTAACAACTCTTATTGAAGCCTTTATTCTGGTAGGAATCGTGGTATTTATCTTCCTTCAGGACTGGCGTTCCACATTAATTCCTGTATTGGCTGTTCCTGTTGCGTTAGTAGGAACCTTTGCCTTTATGAATATGCTGGATTTTTCAGTTAACTTATTAACACTATTTGCCCTGGTACTGGCTATCGGTATTGTGGTGGATAATGCCATTGTTGTTGTAGAAGCCGTCCATGTAAAGATGGAAGAAGGCATGAATGCTATGGATGCAACCATCAGTGCTACAAAAGAAATCGCAGGAGCAGTAGTGGCTATCACTATTGTAATGTCTGCTGTATTTATTCCGGTGGCTTTCCTGGATGGCCCGGTGGGAGTATTTTACCGCCAGTTTTCATTAACGCTGGCTATTAGTATTGTGATTTCCGGGGTAAATGCATTAACGCTTACTCCTGCATTATGTGCCATTATTTTAAAACCTCATGATCACAATAAAAAGAAAACAGTCATTGACAGGGCTTTCCAGAGCTTCAATACAGGTTTTGAGAGACTAACGAATGGCTATGTTGGGATTTTATCAAAATTTGCGACAAGGACTACTGTTACCTTTGGCTTGCTATTCCTGTTTATCGGATTAACTTTTGTGACGAGTAAGTTCCTTCCAACCGGATTTATACCGATGGAAGACCAGGGAATGGTATATGTAAGTGTAACCACTCCTCAGGGAGCAACGGTTGAAAGAACAGAAAAGGTATTGGATGAAGTAACGGTAATAGCCAAGAAAATAAACGGAGTAGAAAACGTGACAACTTTGGCTGGATACAGTATTGTAACGGAAATCGCCGGCTCATCTTACGGAATGGCGATGATTAACCTTAAAGACTGGAAAGAAAGATCTATTTCAGTTGACGAGCTGATTACAGAACTATCAGAGAAAACAAAAGGAATTGCCGATGCCCAGATCGAAATCTTTGCTCCACCCACCGTTCCGGGATTCGGAAATACAAGCGGTTTTGAATTGCGTTTACTGGACAGAACAGGCGGATCTATCGAAAATACTGATAAAATCACCAAAGACTTTGTTAAAAAACTGAATGAAGCCCCAGAGTTGCAGAATAACTTTACCAGCTTTGATGCTACATTTCCGCAATACATGATTAATGTAGATTATGATATGGCTGCAAAGAAAGGAGTATCTGTAGACAATGCCATGTCCACATTACAAACGATGCTGGGCTCTTATTATGCAACCAATTTTATCCGTTTCAGCCAGATGTATAAAGTAATGGTTCAGGCAAGTCCGGAACACAGGGATACTCCTGAAAGTATTTTGAATTTATACCTGAAAAACGATAAAGGGGAAATAGTTCCATTTTCAACATTTATCACCATTGAAAAAGTATATGGGCCTGAAGTATTAACGAGGTACAATATGTATATGTCAGCTATGATTAACGGAGAACCCGCAGAAGGTTACAGTTCTGGGGATGCTATTGCAGCTGTAGAACGTGTAGCTAAAGAAAGCCTTCCGAGAGGTTTTGATATTGAATGGTCGGGGATGACAAGAGAAGAAATCTTATCAGGAAATCAGACCGTATATATTTTCCTGATCTGTTTGCTTTTCGTATATCTGTTATTAGCGGCTCAATATGAGAGCTTCCTTCTTCCGATGCCTGTACTATTGAGTCTTCCAACAGGAATTTTTGGTTCTTATATCGCATTGGTAATGGCCGGATTGGATAATAATATCTATGCACAGGTAGCTTTAGTCATGCTGATCGGGCTTTTAGCAAAAAATGCAATTCTTATCGTAGAATTTGCCGTAGCCAGAAATAAACAGGGCTATGATATTATTCCCGCAGCTATTGAAGGAGCAAGGCAGCGTCTTAGACCTATTCTGATGACCTCATTTGCTTTTGTAGCAGGGTTGATTCCATTATGCATTGCATCAGGAGCTGGAGCCATCGGTAACCGTTCCATTGGTACGGCAGCAGCAGGAGGAATGCTTATAGGAACTGTTTTCGGACTGGTCATAATTCCGGGGCTGTATATATTCTTTGCAAAACTTGAAAATAAGAAGAAAGATGAAAAGATTAAATCATAA
- a CDS encoding SDR family oxidoreductase encodes MSTQDVNGKVVLIAGGGKNLGGLLSRDFAAKGAKLAIHYNSESSRAESEKTLAEVQALGAEAFLFQGDLTKVDNIAKFFDETISRFGGVDIAINTVGMVLKKPFSETTEAEYDTMFNVNSKSAYFFLQEAGKKINNHGKICTIVTSLLAAYTGLYSTYAGAKAPVEHFTRAASKEFGARGISVTAVAPGPMDTPFFYGQETDDAVAYHKSASALGGLTDIKDIAPLVEFLVTDGWWITGQTIFANGGYTTR; translated from the coding sequence ATGTCAACACAAGATGTAAACGGAAAAGTTGTTTTAATTGCCGGAGGAGGTAAAAACCTTGGCGGATTATTAAGCAGAGATTTTGCTGCAAAAGGAGCTAAACTGGCTATACATTACAATAGTGAAAGTTCCAGAGCAGAAAGTGAAAAAACGCTGGCCGAAGTTCAGGCATTGGGAGCTGAAGCATTTTTATTTCAGGGAGATCTTACCAAAGTAGATAATATTGCCAAGTTTTTTGATGAAACTATTTCCCGTTTTGGCGGAGTGGATATTGCGATCAATACGGTAGGAATGGTACTGAAAAAGCCATTTTCAGAAACTACAGAAGCAGAATATGATACCATGTTTAATGTGAATTCAAAATCAGCATATTTCTTTTTACAGGAAGCGGGTAAAAAGATAAATAACCACGGGAAGATCTGTACCATTGTAACTTCACTACTGGCTGCCTATACAGGATTGTATTCCACTTATGCGGGAGCAAAAGCACCGGTAGAGCATTTTACAAGAGCTGCCTCTAAAGAGTTTGGAGCCAGAGGAATTTCCGTAACGGCTGTAGCGCCCGGTCCAATGGATACTCCGTTCTTCTATGGGCAGGAAACAGATGATGCCGTAGCTTATCACAAATCAGCATCTGCATTGGGCGGACTTACCGATATCAAGGACATCGCTCCATTGGTAGAGTTCCTGGTAACTGACGGTTGGTGGATCACCGGACAAACAATTTTTGCCAATGGCGGTTATACAACAAGATAA
- a CDS encoding efflux transporter outer membrane subunit: MKRLNHKYILYGIAALSLVSCAVPKVADIKKAQTLPEIPARAASSEEFQQLNLKAYFTDAHLLELFDKVVQANPDFQIAQQRVEIANSFLQRSKMDLLPSLEVGAEATGNRYGKYTMEGVGNYDTNLSPNITEEQKINRDFTPNYWLGARSSWEIDAWGKLKNKKIAAQKKYLASTEGLRLLQVELFTDIANLYYQLVALDNRLAIYQKNYNLQQRAFEIVLAQREVGKATELAVQQFKAQNNNWLAEIEHIKVEIVTVEQAITTLTGSYGGEVKRGKTLMPTNMDVLNKTINVEAVIHARPDVAANYYVLEASQADAKAARAAFYPKIDLGAGIGINSFSVETLFKPSSLAGQLLGGLMVPVFNKGQLKYEFKVASKEQEIAFLNYQKSITTAFNELQSILKQTRIYERVLKLKSEEVGFLDRGVEVSNDLYLTGYANYFELINSQKSKLTAELDLLQFQHQNTRNNVLLFKALGGNLN, from the coding sequence ATGAAAAGATTAAATCATAAATATATATTATACGGTATAGCTGCCTTAAGCTTGGTTTCATGTGCTGTTCCAAAGGTTGCTGATATTAAAAAAGCTCAGACGCTTCCGGAAATACCGGCCAGAGCAGCCAGCTCGGAAGAATTTCAGCAATTGAACCTGAAAGCCTATTTTACCGATGCACACCTGCTTGAGCTTTTTGATAAAGTGGTACAGGCTAATCCGGATTTTCAGATCGCACAGCAGAGAGTGGAAATTGCCAACAGTTTCTTGCAGAGATCAAAGATGGATCTTTTGCCTTCCCTTGAAGTAGGGGCAGAAGCCACAGGAAACCGCTATGGAAAATATACGATGGAGGGAGTGGGGAACTATGACACCAATCTTTCCCCCAATATCACGGAAGAACAGAAGATCAACCGTGATTTTACTCCTAATTATTGGCTTGGAGCAAGAAGCAGCTGGGAAATTGATGCATGGGGCAAGCTAAAGAACAAGAAAATTGCTGCCCAGAAGAAATATCTGGCCTCTACAGAAGGATTGCGATTGCTTCAGGTAGAGCTTTTCACAGATATTGCGAACCTTTATTATCAGCTGGTAGCCTTAGATAACCGCCTGGCAATTTATCAGAAGAACTATAACCTTCAGCAGAGAGCCTTTGAAATTGTCCTGGCTCAACGTGAAGTGGGAAAAGCAACAGAACTTGCAGTACAACAGTTCAAAGCTCAGAATAACAACTGGCTGGCAGAAATAGAGCATATTAAAGTTGAAATTGTAACTGTTGAACAGGCTATTACAACTTTAACGGGAAGTTATGGTGGAGAGGTAAAACGTGGTAAAACGCTAATGCCTACCAATATGGACGTTTTAAACAAAACTATCAATGTAGAAGCAGTTATCCATGCGAGGCCGGATGTGGCAGCCAATTATTATGTGTTGGAAGCTTCGCAGGCAGATGCAAAGGCTGCAAGAGCTGCTTTTTATCCTAAAATTGACCTTGGAGCCGGAATAGGGATAAATTCTTTCTCTGTAGAAACACTTTTCAAACCAAGTTCATTGGCAGGACAGCTATTAGGTGGATTAATGGTTCCTGTTTTTAATAAGGGCCAGCTGAAATATGAGTTTAAAGTTGCCAGTAAAGAACAGGAGATTGCTTTTTTAAATTATCAGAAGAGCATTACCACAGCTTTCAATGAATTGCAGTCTATTTTGAAACAGACTAGGATCTATGAAAGGGTTTTAAAATTAAAATCAGAAGAAGTAGGCTTTCTGGACCGTGGGGTTGAGGTTTCCAATGATTTGTATCTGACAGGGTACGCGAATTATTTTGAACTGATTAACTCACAGAAAAGTAAACTGACGGCTGAACTTGATCTGTTACAGTTCCAGCATCAGAATACCAGAAATAATGTTCTTTTGTTTAAAGCCTTAGGAGGAAACCTGAATTAG